From the genome of Streptomyces sp. S4.7:
CAGGCGCAGACGGGTGCGCGAGGGGCGGAACGGACATCGCTCACGCGGTCGTCGAGACGTCGCTCGGCGGGCTGACCGTGGTGGCGTCGGGCGGCGCGATCACCGGCCTGTACTTCCCGCACCACTGGTACATGCCGTCCGGGGCGAGCCTCGGCAGGCGCGTCGACGTGCAGGAGGACACCCTGCTCACAGAGGCGGCGGCCCAGCTCGGCGAGTACCTGGACGGCGAGCGGACCGCGTTCGACCTGCCGACGCGGACGGACGGGGACGCGTTCCAGGAGCGGGTCTGGGCGATGCTGCGTGAGATCCCGTTCGGCGAGACCACCACCTACGGCGAACTCGCCGAACGGCTCGGGAACAAGGCGCTCGCGCAGTCCGTGGGCCAGGCGGTCGGCCACAACCCGATCTCCATCATCGTGGCCTGCCACCGGGTGGTCGGCAGCAACGGGAAGCTCACGGGCTTCGCCGGCGGACTGGAGCGCAAACAGCGCCTCCTGGAGATCGAGGAGCCGCGGACCGTGAAGGAGGCCAGGCTCTTCTGAGGGCGGCCCACGGACGCCGGACCTCACGTTCCGGGGGGCTGGGACGTCTACGGAATGATGGACATGAAGAAGCCTTTCGAGCGGGTGGTCGCGGAGCACGCGGACACCGTGCTCCGCGTGTGCCGGGCGGTGGTGGGCGTCCACGACGCCGATGACGCCTGGTCGGAGACGTTCCTCGCGGCGATGCGCGCCTATCCGGACCTGCCGGACGACGCCAACGTGGAGGCGTGGCTCGTGACCATCGCCCACCGCAAGGCCATCGACCTCACGCGCGCCGGGCAGCGGCACGCGGTCCCCGTGGCGGACCTGCCCGAGCGGCCGTCGACCGTCGGCCTGCCGGGCGGGACCGACCACGACCTGTGGCGAGCCGTCAGGGCACTGCCCGGGAAACAGCGGCAGGCGGTGGCGTACCACCACTTCGCCGGACTGCCCTACCGGGAGGTCGCGGAGATCGTCGGCGGCACCCCCGAGGCGGCACGGCGCGCCGCCTCCGACGGCATCAAGGCGCTCAGAACCACCCTCGCGGAGCGGGACCGGGGCGCGTCCGGAAAAGCGGACGCCGACGCCGGTGCCTGCGCGGACACCGACCCGCGCGCCCGGCCCGAGCCCCGCGGGAACGCGAAGCCGAAAGGAGCGACACCGTGAACGACACCACCCGTGACCCGGACCTCTCCACACTCCTCGCCCGCGCCGGCGCGGACCCCGAGACCCTCGCCCGGCTGCACACCAGGCTGGAGGACGCGGCAGGCCGCGACGGCCTGCTGGACGTCGCGTACACCGTCGTCGACAGCCCCGTGGGCCGCCTGCTGCTCGCGTCGACCGAGCAGGGCCTCGTCCGCGTGGCCTTCGACAACCAGGACCACGACAAGGTCCTCGACACCCTCGCCACGACGCTGAGCCCCCGGGTGCTGCGCGCCCCCGGACGCCTGGACGACGTCGCCCGCGAGCTCGACCAGTACTTCACCGGCGCGCGCAGGACGTTCGACCTGCCCCTCGATCTGTCGCTTTCGCGCGGGTTCCGGCAGCTGGTGCAGCGTCACCTCCCGGAGATCGCCTACGGACGCACGCTGAGTTACGCCGAGGTCGCGCGTCTCGTCGGCAACCCGAAGGCGGTCCGAGCGGTCGGCACGGCCTGCGCGACCAACCCGCTCCCCGTCGTCGTCCCCTGCCACCGCGTGCTGCGCAGCGACGGAACGCTCGGGGGTTACGCGGGCGGTCCCACCGCCAAGTCGGTGCTCCTGGACCTGGAGGCCGCGGCCCGGCACCACGGTGGGTGAGCGGCGCGGCCGGGTCCCTGGCCGCGTTCGGCCACAAGATTGGCCGAGTCCAGCCACCCGCTGGCCGAGTCCGGCCCTGCTTGGCCGGGTCCGGCCGAATGGCGTCTTTCGGACTGCAACATCCCGCCCCGCCCCTCCAGAATGGCAGGCGCATGACATGTCATGACAGGGAATCGGGGAGGGAACATGAGTCCGTACCGCATCGAGAGACCGTTCCGAAGAGCGATCCGCACCGCCGCGTCCGCCGTCGCGGCGCTGACCCTGCTGCTCGGCTGGTCCGCCGCGACCGGATCGACGGCGTACGCGCAGGAGCCGGCCGCCGCGACCGCCCCGACGACCCTGAGCGGCAAGGTCGTCCAGGTACGCGGTGGCAATGTCATCTACAGCAGCGGCGGCATCCGCTGCACCGTCGGCTTCAACGCCCGCACCAGCGCCACCTTCTTCGGCCTGGTGTCCGGGCGCTGCGCCCAGGGCACCTCCAACTGGTACGCGGACGCGGCCCTGAGCGTGTTCGTCGGCACCACCGCCGGATCGAGCTTCCCGGGCAACGACTACGCCCTCATCCGCTACATCAACAGCTCGACGGTGTCCTTCCCCGGTGAGGTCGCACTCGGTGGCGGTGGCAACCAGGACATCACCGGCGCCGCGAATCCGACGGTCGGTCAGTCCCTCTGCCACACCGGCCGGACGACCGGCGTCCACTGCGGCACCGTCACGGGCGTGAACCTCACGGTCAACTATCCCGAGGGCTCGGTGAGCGGACTCTTCAGGTCCAACATCTGCTCCGAGCCCGGCGACGCGGGTGGTCCCGCGTTCTCCGGAACCACCGCACTCGGCATCATCGTCGCCTCGTCCGGAAACTGCTCATCGGGCGGCGTCACCTACTACCAGCCGGTCGTCGAGTGGCTGTCGGTCTACGGTCTGTCCCTCTACTAGGTCCGTGTCTTCGAACTGGCGTCGTCCGTCCGCAGGGCGGGGCCCGCGGCGTCCGGTGCGTGCGACCGCAAGACGGAGGATCGCATCCGCACCGGGCGTACTCGGGCGAGTCCGACAACGCGGCGGGCGGGCGTGCCAGGCGTCGTGAGCCAGACGCCGGTCTGAGGACAGGACCCGGGTCCGCCGGACAGGACCCAGGTCTGTCCAGGGGGCTCCAGGGCTACCGCGGGCGGCGGCGATCGGTGTCGCGTACGAGCGCCGGGCGCTTGTTGTCGAACCGCCAGTCCGGCACCAGATACCGCATCGCCGTCGCGTCGTCGCGGGCCCCCAGTCCCAGGCTCCGGTACAGCTCGTGCGCCGCCTCCACCCGCTCCATGTCGAGGTCGACACCCAGCCCCGGCCGCTCCGGCACCTCCAGCATGCCGTCCTTGATCTCGAACGGCCGCGTGGTGAGCCGCTGGCCGTCCTGCCAGATCCAGTGCGTGTCGATCGCCGTGATCTCACCCGGAGCGGCGGCCGCGACATGCGTGAACATCGCCAGCGACACGTCGAAGTGGTTGTTGGAGTGCGACCCCCACGTCAGCCCCCACGCCTCGCAGAGCTGCGCCACCCGCACCGAACCGTTCATCGTCCAGAAGTGCGGGTCGGCCAGCGGGATGTCGACCGCGTCGGCGCGTACGGCGTGACCGAGTTGCCGCCAGTCGGTGGCGATCATGTTCGTCGCGGTACGCAGCCCGGTGGCGCGGCGGAATTCGGCCATGGTCTCCCGGCCCGAGTAGCCGCCCTCCGCGCCGCACGGATCCTCCGCGTACGCCAGGACGTCGCGCAACTCGCGGCCCAGCGACACGGCTTCGGCGAGCGGCCAGGCGCCGTTCGGGTCCAGGGTGATCCGCGCCTCCGGGAATCGCTCGGCCAGTGCCCGTACCGCCTGCGCCTCCTCGTGCCCCGGCAGCACGCCGCCCTTGAGCTTGAAGTCCTGGAAGCCGTAACGCCGCCTGGCCGCCTCGGCGAGCCGGACGATCGCCTCCGGGGTCAGCGCCTCCTCGTCGCGCAGCCTCAGCCAGTCGTCCCGCTCGTCGCTGCCGTCCCGGTACGCCAGGTCGGTGCGGCCCCGGTCACCCACGTAGAAGAGATAGCCGAGCACGGGCACCCTGTCGCGCTGCCGCCCCTCGCCCAGCAGCGCGCTCAGGGGCAGCCCGAGGTGCTGGCCGAGCAGGTCGAGCAGCGCGGATTCGAGCGCGGTGACCGCGTGCACCGTGACCCGCAGATCGAAGGTCTGGGCGCCGCGTCCCGCCGTGTCCCGGTCACCGAAGCGCTCGCGCACGGCGCGCAGTACGGCGTGGTGGTCGCCGACGGACCTGCCCACGACCAGGTCGCGCGACTCCTCCAGCGTCGTCCGGATGCCCTCACCGCCCGGCACCTCACCGACCCCGGTACGCCCCTCGGAGTCGGTCAGGACGACCAGATTGCGGGTGAAGTGGGGGGCGTGCGCGCCGCTGAGATTGAGCAGCATGCTGTCCCGCCCGGCGACGGGCACGACACGGACGGAGACGACCTGCGGCGGGCGGGCACCGGATGCGGGGGCGCTCAATGGGAGTCCTTCCGGGATCGGTGCGGGATGCGGCTCTCGCTACCGAGGAAGCTAGGACGCGCACGCATACAGGTCAAACACTTGTTTCGTATGCTGCGATACCGAAATTGAATCGGACGTGCCGGCCCGGAGACTCACAGATGCCGGAGCAGGGCGTGCAGCGCCGGATTGTCGTTGCCGGTGCGCCAGGTGAGCGACAGCTCGACCGGCGCCGGGGATGCCAGGTGTACGTCCCTGAAGACCACGCCCGCGTAACGGAGTTGGGTGGCGGCCTCCGGGACCAGCGCGATGCCCCAGCCGCCGTTCACCAGGGCGAGGATGCTGTGGACCTGGCTCAGATACTGGCTGAAGGCGGGGGCGATGCCCGCGGCCCGGAAGACGCTGATGAGCAGTTCGTGGAAGTAGCGGGACTCCTTGGTGGAGTACATCAGTACGTCCTGCCGGTCGAACGCGGCGATGTCGAGCGCGCCGCCCCCCTCGGCGAGCGGATGGCCCGCGGGCAGCGCGGCCACGAGCCGTTCCTGAGCCGCGGGCCGGGAGCTCAGCTCCGGGCTGTTCACCGGAGGCCGTACCAGCCCCAGATCCAGGCTGGACTCCGTCAGCGCGTCGAGCTGGTCGCCGGTGACCATCTCACGCAGGACGATCTCCACCCCCGGCATGACCGCGCGGGCGGTGTCGAGGACCTTGCCGAGCATGGAGTACGCGCTGGCGGCGGTGAAACCGATGGCGATGGCGCCCGCCTCGCCCGTGGACACCTGACGTACGGCGATCGTTGCCTGTTCCGTCTGGCGCAAAATGCGGCGGGCCTCGTGCAGGAACGCGCGGCCGGCGGGCGTCAGCCGTACGGAACGGTTGGTGCGGTCGAAGAGCTGTACCCGTAGCGTCGACTCAAGGAGCTGGATCTGACGGCTGAGCGGCGGCTGGGTCATCTGAAGCCGCTCGGCGGCCCGCCCGAAGTGCAGCTCCTCGGCGACGGCGACGAAGTTGGTCAGCTGGACGAGGGTGAACAATGATGCTCTCCCGGTATTGATGGATTCGAATGCGGTGCAGGGTGAGAATCGTTTGGTGATCCTAGCCCCGGACCCGGACCCGGACCCGGCCCACGCCCACCGCCGGCCGACGAGACCGTCCTTGAAGGAGATGCACATGAGCGTCCGCCCGCCCGTACCGCCGTTCGACCGCGCCGCCGCACTCAAGAAGGTGCAGGCCGCCGAAGACGCCTGGAACACCCGCGACCCCGAGCGCGTCGCCGGCGCGTACACGGTCGACTCCGTCTGGCGCAACCGCGACACCTTCGTCACCGGCCGCCCGGCGATCGTGGAGTTCCTGAGCGCCAAGTGGTCGCGCGAGATGGACTACGCGCTCCGCAAGAACCTGTGGGCGTTCGACGGGGACCGGATCGCGGTGCGGTTCCAGTACGAGTGCCGCGACGGCGGAGGCCAGTGGTGGCGCAGCTACGGCAACGAGCTGTGGGAGTTCGACGAGAACGGCCTGATGCGGCGCCGCGAGGCGAGCATCAACGACCTGCGGATCGACGAGTCCGAGCGGCGCGTACTGGGCCCGCGCCCGGAGAGCGAGCACGGGGTCGAGTTCCCGATCCGGTGATGCGGCGCGTACGGCTGCCCGCTGCCCCATCCCCTCCATGAGGCCTGTGACGCCCGCTGTCCTATGCCGCGCGGGTGGCGATCCCCGGGTACGAGAGCACCAGACCGGACTCGTCGTAGACCAGCCGGCAGCGGAAGTCGAAGACCGGGGCCGCGTAGTCGTAACACTGCCGCGGCCCCTCGTCGGCGGCGCGCCGGTACTCCTGGTCGAGCCGTTCGACGGACAGGTCGAGTGCGCGTACGTACGCGGCCGGGGCCGCCGTCAGCGTCCCGACCGGCAGCCGGAAGCGGTGCACGGGAAGGGCGTTGGTCATGGCCGACGACTCCAGATCGACATCGAGACACCCGTCGAGATACGGCGCCGGCGCCCCGTCCACCCGCCAGTGGCCCGCGCCGTCGGCTTGGAGCACGGTCGAGCGCGTTCCGGCCTCGGACCGGCAGGTGACGACGGCCCGGCGCGTCACCCAGCCGGTGTCCAGGGTGATGTCGTAGTCCACCGTCCACGTCCGGCCGTCCTCCACGGCGGTGGTGCACCCGACGACATGCAGCCACTCCTGCCCGTGCGGTGTGTGCTGGTCCCGCCGTACCTCGCCCGAGCGCCGGAAGTAGACGACCTCGAAGCCGTGCCGCGCGTGCTCGTGCGCCCATGCGGCGGTCGCCGGAGGCGGTACGAAGGTGCTCATCCCCGTACGGTTTCACGGCCCGCCCGCCCGTGGGAGGCGGACGCGCTCATCCGCGGGGCCGCGCGATCACCCGAGAGACGGCCGGATGCCGCGGCCGGTCATGAAGGCCACGATCTCCTTGAGCCCGGGGGCGTAGCCGTTCGTCGTGTCGACCTCGATCCACGGCGCGTCGACCGCGACCCGGTCGAATCCGTCGTGGCCCCGGACGTGTGCCGCCGGATCGAGCGGCGACGCGGGTTCGTGCGCCGCGCGTACCGGATCCTCCTCGGCCCGGCGCAGCCGCCGGGCCGGCGCCACGTCCGCGTCGACCGAGCAGTGCACGATCCGGATCTCGGCCCGCTCCCGCAGACCCTCCAGACCGGGCCGCCACAACCGGTCCTGGAACGCGGCCTCCGCGACCGTCGTCACCCCGGCGCCGACGAGCAGTTCGAGCACGCCGAAGAAGGCGGGCAGTGTGCGGAGGTTCAGCGCGTCGCCGAGGTCCGGCGTGCAGCCCGGCGTGGCGTGGACCATGCCTTCCTTGATCTCGTCCCGGCAGACGGCGGGGCAGCCCACGGCGCGTGCGATCTCGTGCGCGAGCGTGGTCTTGCCGGCGCCCGGAGGCCCGCTGACCACGATCAGCGTCGGTTTCGAACCCAGGCCCGTGTCCAAGTGCGTCTCCGTGTTCGTCTTCGCGTTCGCCACGCTTGCATTGTGAAGGGAGACCGGACGTGCGCGCCGTCGCGGTCCCGGGGCGCTGTCAGAATGTCCGCGTGATCGTGAGACTCGCGCGTGAGCGGGATCTGGCCGGTTTTCTCTGCCTCGCCGCCCAGGTGGAGCACTGGTTCGGGCCGATGGTCGATCACCCCGGCTTCAGTGCTGCCGTGGCCGAGCACATCCGTGGCTCAAAGGCCCTCGTCGCAGTCGGCCCGGACAACGGCCCGGATTCGCAACCGCCGCTCTCCGGCGGGCTGTTGTTCGGGTCCGACGCCCCGACCTTCCACATCCACTGGCTCGTCGTCTCGCGGCAGGCGCGCGGGCGGGGAGTCGGTGCGGCGCTGATGGCCGACGCGATGAAGAGGTACGTCACGCGTCCCGGCACCGTCGAGGTGGTCACCTTCGGAGCCGACCATCCGGGCGCCGCCGACAGCGGCGCCCGTGTCTTCTACGAGCGGCTGGGCTTCACCCCCGCCGAGGTGACCGATCCCGGTCCGGAGGGCGGCCCACGACAGGTCTACCGACTGGCCGTCAGCTGACCGCGTTGGCCTGAACAGGCCCACGGGGCACGCCAGTTGACGCCGTCACAGCCGGAGGGCGGGTCATCGGGCGCGTGCTCACGGTGACATAATCCGGCGCATGACATCTGGCACTCCCAAGCCGCAGATCGACACCAGCAAGCCGCACCCCGCCCGGCTCTACGACTACTTCCTGGGCGGCAAGGACAACTACCCGGTCGACCGGGAGTTGGCGGAGAAGCTGGCCAAGGGTGCGCAGCGGGGCGCGCAGATCAACCGGGAGTTCATGCACCGTGCCGTCGCCTGGGCGGCCAGGAGCGGGTTCGACCAGTTCCTCGACATCGGTACCGGCATACCCACCCAGCCCAACCTGCACCAGATCGTGCAGAAGATCGTCCCGTCCGCGCGGATCGTCTACGCGGACAACGACCCGGTCGTGCTCCGGCACGCCGAGGCCCTGCTGATCAGCACGGACGAAGGGGCGACCGACTACGTCGAGACCGACGTGCGCCGGCCGCACGACGTCCTCGAACACGCCCGCCGTTTCCTGGACTTCGACCGGCCCGTCGCGCTGTCCCTCGTCGCGGTGCTGCACTTCCTCGGGGACGACGACGATCCGTACGGCGTCACCCGGACCCTTGTCGACGCCCTGCCGTCCGGCAGCCTCCTGGTGATCTCGCACGGCACCGCGGATTTCCTGGACCCCGAACAGGCGAAGAAGGTCACCGGCACCTACCGGTCCGGCGGCATCACGCTGCGGCCCCGCACCAGGGCCGAGGTCGAGCGGTTCTTCGAGGGGCTGGACCTGGTGGAGCCGGGTCTCGTCCGCGCTCCCGAGTGGTACAAGGACACACCCGCCCCGGCGAACGAGGAGAGCGGCTTCTACGTCGGAGCCGCGCGCGTACGGTAGCCCGCCGCCCGCCGCCCGCCGCCCGCCGCCCGCCGCCCGCCCCGCCCGGCCGACGTCCGAGTCCTCTCAGCCGTCCGACGCCGGACCCGCGTTCCGCCGTACCCGCAGCTCGCGGAGTTCGTACAGTCCGACACAGGCCGCCAGCACCGCCACGCACCCGGTGAAGATCAGCCCCGAGACCCGCAGACTCAGCAGCAGCGTCAGCGCGCCGATCCCGATCACCGGCAGCGAGATGCCGACGTACGCGACGACGAAGAACGTCGAGATCGTGCCGCCACGCGACTCCTGCGGCGCCGCCGCGCCGATGGCCGTGATGGCGGCGCGGAACGCCAGCCCCTGCCCCAGCCCGGCACAGATCACGCCGATCACCAGCAGTGCCAGCGACTCCACGAGCAGGGAAGCGCCCACCAGTACGACCCCCGCCACCAGCACCAGGCTGCCGCCCGGCAGCGCCCTGGCCGCACCCACCCGGCCCATCAGGGACTGTCCGACCGTCGAGGCCAGGAAGACCGAGAACACGACGGCACCCGCCACGGCCAGATTGGGCTCGTCCAGAGTCGTCGCGACGAACGTGGGCGACACCGCCGTGCACAGTCCCAGCAGCGCGAAGCCGGCGAACGC
Proteins encoded in this window:
- a CDS encoding methylated-DNA--[protein]-cysteine S-methyltransferase, which produces MDRATDTGADGCARGGTDIAHAVVETSLGGLTVVASGGAITGLYFPHHWYMPSGASLGRRVDVQEDTLLTEAAAQLGEYLDGERTAFDLPTRTDGDAFQERVWAMLREIPFGETTTYGELAERLGNKALAQSVGQAVGHNPISIIVACHRVVGSNGKLTGFAGGLERKQRLLEIEEPRTVKEARLF
- a CDS encoding sigma-70 family RNA polymerase sigma factor; the encoded protein is MKKPFERVVAEHADTVLRVCRAVVGVHDADDAWSETFLAAMRAYPDLPDDANVEAWLVTIAHRKAIDLTRAGQRHAVPVADLPERPSTVGLPGGTDHDLWRAVRALPGKQRQAVAYHHFAGLPYREVAEIVGGTPEAARRAASDGIKALRTTLAERDRGASGKADADAGACADTDPRARPEPRGNAKPKGATP
- a CDS encoding methylated-DNA--[protein]-cysteine S-methyltransferase, with amino-acid sequence MNDTTRDPDLSTLLARAGADPETLARLHTRLEDAAGRDGLLDVAYTVVDSPVGRLLLASTEQGLVRVAFDNQDHDKVLDTLATTLSPRVLRAPGRLDDVARELDQYFTGARRTFDLPLDLSLSRGFRQLVQRHLPEIAYGRTLSYAEVARLVGNPKAVRAVGTACATNPLPVVVPCHRVLRSDGTLGGYAGGPTAKSVLLDLEAAARHHGG
- a CDS encoding S1 family peptidase, whose amino-acid sequence is MSPYRIERPFRRAIRTAASAVAALTLLLGWSAATGSTAYAQEPAAATAPTTLSGKVVQVRGGNVIYSSGGIRCTVGFNARTSATFFGLVSGRCAQGTSNWYADAALSVFVGTTAGSSFPGNDYALIRYINSSTVSFPGEVALGGGGNQDITGAANPTVGQSLCHTGRTTGVHCGTVTGVNLTVNYPEGSVSGLFRSNICSEPGDAGGPAFSGTTALGIIVASSGNCSSGGVTYYQPVVEWLSVYGLSLY
- the gudD gene encoding glucarate dehydratase; this translates as MSAPASGARPPQVVSVRVVPVAGRDSMLLNLSGAHAPHFTRNLVVLTDSEGRTGVGEVPGGEGIRTTLEESRDLVVGRSVGDHHAVLRAVRERFGDRDTAGRGAQTFDLRVTVHAVTALESALLDLLGQHLGLPLSALLGEGRQRDRVPVLGYLFYVGDRGRTDLAYRDGSDERDDWLRLRDEEALTPEAIVRLAEAARRRYGFQDFKLKGGVLPGHEEAQAVRALAERFPEARITLDPNGAWPLAEAVSLGRELRDVLAYAEDPCGAEGGYSGRETMAEFRRATGLRTATNMIATDWRQLGHAVRADAVDIPLADPHFWTMNGSVRVAQLCEAWGLTWGSHSNNHFDVSLAMFTHVAAAAPGEITAIDTHWIWQDGQRLTTRPFEIKDGMLEVPERPGLGVDLDMERVEAAHELYRSLGLGARDDATAMRYLVPDWRFDNKRPALVRDTDRRRPR
- a CDS encoding LysR substrate-binding domain-containing protein; protein product: MFTLVQLTNFVAVAEELHFGRAAERLQMTQPPLSRQIQLLESTLRVQLFDRTNRSVRLTPAGRAFLHEARRILRQTEQATIAVRQVSTGEAGAIAIGFTAASAYSMLGKVLDTARAVMPGVEIVLREMVTGDQLDALTESSLDLGLVRPPVNSPELSSRPAAQERLVAALPAGHPLAEGGGALDIAAFDRQDVLMYSTKESRYFHELLISVFRAAGIAPAFSQYLSQVHSILALVNGGWGIALVPEAATQLRYAGVVFRDVHLASPAPVELSLTWRTGNDNPALHALLRHL
- a CDS encoding nuclear transport factor 2 family protein, which encodes MSVRPPVPPFDRAAALKKVQAAEDAWNTRDPERVAGAYTVDSVWRNRDTFVTGRPAIVEFLSAKWSREMDYALRKNLWAFDGDRIAVRFQYECRDGGGQWWRSYGNELWEFDENGLMRRREASINDLRIDESERRVLGPRPESEHGVEFPIR
- a CDS encoding putative glycolipid-binding domain-containing protein, yielding MSTFVPPPATAAWAHEHARHGFEVVYFRRSGEVRRDQHTPHGQEWLHVVGCTTAVEDGRTWTVDYDITLDTGWVTRRAVVTCRSEAGTRSTVLQADGAGHWRVDGAPAPYLDGCLDVDLESSAMTNALPVHRFRLPVGTLTAAPAAYVRALDLSVERLDQEYRRAADEGPRQCYDYAAPVFDFRCRLVYDESGLVLSYPGIATRAA
- a CDS encoding AAA family ATPase, which translates into the protein MANAKTNTETHLDTGLGSKPTLIVVSGPPGAGKTTLAHEIARAVGCPAVCRDEIKEGMVHATPGCTPDLGDALNLRTLPAFFGVLELLVGAGVTTVAEAAFQDRLWRPGLEGLRERAEIRIVHCSVDADVAPARRLRRAEEDPVRAAHEPASPLDPAAHVRGHDGFDRVAVDAPWIEVDTTNGYAPGLKEIVAFMTGRGIRPSLG
- a CDS encoding GNAT family N-acetyltransferase, which codes for MIVRLARERDLAGFLCLAAQVEHWFGPMVDHPGFSAAVAEHIRGSKALVAVGPDNGPDSQPPLSGGLLFGSDAPTFHIHWLVVSRQARGRGVGAALMADAMKRYVTRPGTVEVVTFGADHPGAADSGARVFYERLGFTPAEVTDPGPEGGPRQVYRLAVS
- a CDS encoding SAM-dependent methyltransferase produces the protein MTSGTPKPQIDTSKPHPARLYDYFLGGKDNYPVDRELAEKLAKGAQRGAQINREFMHRAVAWAARSGFDQFLDIGTGIPTQPNLHQIVQKIVPSARIVYADNDPVVLRHAEALLISTDEGATDYVETDVRRPHDVLEHARRFLDFDRPVALSLVAVLHFLGDDDDPYGVTRTLVDALPSGSLLVISHGTADFLDPEQAKKVTGTYRSGGITLRPRTRAEVERFFEGLDLVEPGLVRAPEWYKDTPAPANEESGFYVGAARVR